In one Oryzias latipes chromosome 13, ASM223467v1 genomic region, the following are encoded:
- the cux1 gene encoding protein CASP isoform X3 yields MAANAGSMFQYWKRFDLQQLQKELDATATQLANRQDESEQSRKKLIDLSREFKKTTPEDLRKQVAPLLKSFQGEIDALSKRSKEAEAAFLNVYKKIIDVPDPVPVLELAQQLQLKLQRMHDIETENTKLRETLEDYNKEFAEVKNQEVTIKALKEKIREYEQSLKNEAENLAQEKQLQLHNDYAEKERKLQESQASMSSRLEEAEHKVQSLQTALETTQAELFDLKTKYDEESTAKADEIEMVMTDLERANQRAEAAQREAEALREQLSLTNQSLQLNSPAEADPNTAAEGASHSSLEAELRAKERETAQLVEDVQRLQASLSKLRETTSSQITQLEQQLSSKSAVLKELEEKLEKQADYEEVKKELSILKAMEFGASDSLQDSSKPLEVLLLERNRALQSESAALRIANTELSGSAGRKGTEESAAKEETLGSDPSSSSPPPLPSLPSSSQLPMSRAPMDLLNTATTTSSSETHPFTPTGIGQDIYSPVFPLVGGKMALNSLIQRQLLQTFYSKALQESSGIHSGALLFTPFTPTLSSIPTSTPGSGSAAIPLAASSPQPPPASPDMAPVNGSSTVGSAPSPSPSHSDATTGSLLDGEDMDTAEIARQVKEQLIKHNIGQRVFGHYVLGLSQGSVSEILARPKPWNKLTIRGKEPFHKMRQFLADEQNILALRSIQGRQREGSGQPQLSRVFQDVPKRRTLSDTASHTGNITARVRTPEAGSDEAIKSILEQAKRELQVQKVDLSHAQPSYAGLKGGGGGGAGSGGSSGSDEAIRSILEQARREMEAQQAALEPILKASSSSSSSLSQRDLLSSTLTAPLPPYNPLVLSLKKPASALLSSPSSPSPILDFSSGVKRESRSSSGIDMSADGALRVGRTSEGSARSGNAGGVGYWREQWWSNMHTDSRRSISNQAGEENHNQEDSKEGILGDGVSRHKPWNKLNQRNREPYLRMQPWLNGDQGQNAHIQQAQNQAESTPKTSASCSPAPESPLSSAEESVNGLTGDPLISQSSLKPPSDDPSGGESQPGTPLPVPGHSGLSIQEMVAMSPELDTYAITKKVKEVLTDNNLGQRLFGETILGLTQGSVSDLLARPKPWHKLSLKGREPFVRMQLWLQDPHSVEKLMDMKRLEKKAYMKRRLSSLSDGHLVDGGLPGSDYVQGSQSPGQQQLKKPRVVLGPEEKEALKKAYQQKPYPSPKTIEELASQLNLKTSTVINWFHNYRSRIRRELFIEEIQAAGGVGTGSEGGSPSLRGSKSGEGDSCDGTESEGTAETRHGLGIGMEDPRGCKDHDMEAESEAGGSNNSPAQLDCTTSGLAGPGSSCGQSGLGLFGLTDASSGGSASSTILPASGPARNPRDNNLRKKKAANLNNIIHRLEKAASKEDPSEWEF; encoded by the exons GATTTACGGAAACAGGTCGCCCCTTTGCTTAAGAGCTTCCAAGGAGAG ATCGATGCCTTGAGTAAGAGGAGTAAAGAAGCAGAGGCCGCCTTCTTGAACGTATACAAGAAAATAATTGATGTCCCTG ACCCTGTACCTGTGCTGGAGCTGgctcagcagctgcagctgaagcTCCAGAGGATGCACGACATTGAGACAGAGAACACCAAACTTCGAGAGACACTGGAGGACTACAACAAAGAGTTCGCAGAGGTTAAAAACCAAG AGGTCACCATTAAGGCCTTGAAGGAGAAGATCAGAGAGTATGAGCAGTCTCTGAAGAATGAAGCGGAGAACCTGGCCCAAGAGAAGCAGCTCCAGCTACACAATGACTATGCAGAGAAGGAGAG AAAACTCCAGGAAAGCCAGGCCTCCATGTCCTCCAGGCTGGAAGAGGCTGAACACAAGGTCCAATCCCTGCAGACAG CACTTGAAACAACTCAGGCTGAGCTTTTTGATTTAAAGACAAAGTACGACGAAGAATCCACAGCAAA GGCCGATGAGATTGAGATGGTGATGACAGACCTGGAAAGAGCCAATCAG CGAGCGGAGGCGGCTCAGAGGGAGGCAGAGGCACTCCGAGAGCAGCTGTCCTTGACTAACCAATCCCTGCAGCTTAACAGCCCGGCCGAGGCTGACCCCAACACG GCTGCCGAGGGGGCATCCCACTCCAGTCTTGAGGCGGAACTCAGGGCCAAAGAAAGAGAGACCGCACAGCTGGTGGAGGATGTCCAGAGACTGCAGGCCAGCCTGAGCAAACTCCGAGAGACCACCAGCTCTCAGATCAcacagctggagcagcagctgagcaGCAAGTCGGCAGTTCTCAAG gagctggaggagaaacTGGAGAAGCAAGCTGACTATGAGGAGGTTAAGAAGGAGCTGAG tatCCTTAAGGCGATGGAGTTTGGAGCATCTGACTCTCTgcag GATTCTTCCAAACCTCTGGAGGTGCTGTTGCTGGAGAGGAACCGCGCTCTTCAGTCCGAGAGTGCCGCTCTGCGCATCGCCAACACGGAGCTGAGCG GGTCAGCCGGACGAAAAGGGACAGAAGAGTCTGCAGCAAAGGAGGAGACTTTGGGCAGCGATCCCTCTTCctcgtctcctcctcctctcccctctctcccttcctcctcTCAGCTGCCTATGTCTCGTGCTCCCATGGACCTCCTCAACACTGCCACCACAACCAGCAGCAGCGAAACACACCCCTTTACTCCCACAGGCATTGGACAGGACATTTACTCCCCTGTGTTTCCTCTGGTGGGTGGTAAGATGGCTTTGAACTCCCTGATTCAGCGACAGCTGCTCCAAACCTTCTACTCAAAAGCCTTGCAGGAGTCATCTGGAATCCACAGTGGGGCGCTACTGTTCACCCCATTCACTCCAACCTTGAGCTCCATCCCTACCTCCACCCCCGGCTCAGGGTCTGCTGCTATCCCACTGGCAGCCAGCAGCCCCCAGCCACCTCCAGCCAGTCCGGACATGGCTCCCGTCAATGGGAGCAGCACAGTGGGCAGTGCCCCCTCGCCATCGCCCAGCCACTCTGACGCCACCACCGGCAGCCTTCTGGATGGGGAGGACATGGACACAGCAGAAATTGCACGGCAGGTGAAAGAGCAGCTGATCAAGCACAACATAGGTCAGCGTGTGTTTGGCCACTACGTGCTGGGACTGTCCCAGGGTTCAGTCAGTGAAATCCTGGCCAGACCAAAGCCGTGGAACAAGCTAACCATCCGAGGGAAGGAGCCCTTTCATAAGATGAGGCAGTTCCTCGCCGATGAGCAGAACATCCTCGCCCTGCGCAGCATCCAGGGACGGCAAAGAG AGGGCTCAGGCCAGCCCCAGCTTAGCCGAGTGTTTCAGGATGTTCCGAAGCGGAGAACCCTCTCCGATACAGCTTCACACACAG GGAACATCACTGCTCGTGTCCGCACCCCAGAAGCAGGTTCAGATGAAGCCATCAAGTCCATCCTGGAGCAGGCTAAAAGAGAGCTGCAAGTGCAGAAAGTTG ATTTGTCTCACGCGCAGCCGTCATATGCAGGATTGAAAGGAGGGGGTGGAGGTGGAGCAGGGAGCGGAGGGAGCAGTGGGTCGGACGAAGCGATCCGCTCCATCTTAGAGCAAGCACGCAGAGAGATGGAGGCTCAACAGGCTGCACTCGAGCCCATCCTCAAagcctcatcttcctcctcatcatcactaTCTCAGAGAGACCTCCTGAGCTCCACACTCACTGCCCCCCTACCCCCCTACAACCCCCTAGTTCTGTCACTCAAGAAGCCAGCCAGTGCACTGTTGTCATCCCCATCGTCCCCATCTCCAATCCTGGACTTCAGCTCTGGTGTGAAGAGGGAAAGCCGATCTTCTTCAGGAATCGACATGTCTGCCGACGGCGCCCTCAGGGTGGGTCGGACCTCCGAGGGTTCGGCCCGCTCCGGGAATGCTGGAGGAGTGGGTTACTGGAGAGAGCAGTGGTGGAGCAACATGCACACAGATTCCAGAAGGAGCATATCGAACCAGGCAGGAGAAGAGAACCACAACCAGGAGGACTCCAAAGAG GGAATATTGGGTGACGGCGTTTCTCGGCACAAACCGTGGAACAAGTTAAACCAGAGGAACAGAGAGCCATATCTTCGCATGCAGCCATGGCTCAATGGCGACCAGGGACAAAACGCACACATCCAGCAAGCTCAGAACCAAG CAGAGAGTACACCGAAGACATCAGCGAGCTGCAGCCCGGCCCCCGAGTCCCCTCTCAGTTCGGCTGAAGAGTCTGTCAACGGCCTCACGGGGGATCCCCTCATCTCACAGTCCTCCCTCAAACCTCCATCGGATGACCCCTCAGGTGGGGAGTCTCAGCCGGGCACCCCACTGCCCGTACCAGGTCACTCGGGTCTCAGCATTCAGGAGATGGTTGCAATGTCTCCTGAACTCGACACTTATGCTATCACCAAGAAGGTTAAGGAGGTGTTAACCGACAATAACCTTG GCCAACGTCTGTTTGGGGAGACTATCCTGGGTCTGACTCAGGGTTCTGTCTCAGACCTGCTGGCCAGGCCCAAACCCTGGCACAAGCTGAGCCTGAAGGGCAGGGAGCCCTTTGTCCGCATGCAGCTCTGGCTCCAGGATCCACACAGTGTGGAGAAGCTCATGGACATGAAACGCCTGGAGAAAAAAG CTTACATGAAGAGGCGGCTGAGCTCCCTGAGCGATGGTCACTTGGTAGACGGGGGTTTGCCCGGCTCCGATTACGTCCAAGGCTCCCAGAGTCCCGGGCAACAGCAGCTGAAGAAGCCCAGGGTTGTGTTGGGCCCTGAAGAGAAGGAGGCCCTGAAAAAGGCTTATCAGCAAAAGCCTTATCCCTCCCCCAAAACCATAGAGGAGCTGGCCTCCCAGCTCAACCTGAAGACCAGTACTGTCATCAACTGGTTCCATAATTACAG GTCACGCATCAGAAGAGAGCTCTTCATAGAGGAAATCCAGGCAGCCGGAGGAGTGGGGACTGGCAGCGAGGGGGGCTCCCCTTCCCTCCGTGGGTCCAAATCAGGGGAAGGGGATAGCTGTGATGGCACAGAGTCTGAGGGCACAGCGGAGACTCGCCACGGACTAGGCATCGGCATGGAGGACCCCAGAGGATGCAAGGACCACGACATGGAGGCAGAGTCTGAGGCAGGGGGCTCTAATAATTCCCCTGCCCAGTTAGACTGCACCACCTCAGGCTTAGCCGGGCCAGGCTCCAGCTGTGGGCAGAGTGGACTGGGGCTCTTTGGGCTTACAGACGCGTCCTCCGGTGGCTCTGCCTCTAGTACAATTCTCCCAGCCTCTGGCCCCGCCAGAAACCCCAGGGACAACAATCTGCGCAAGAAGAAAGCAGCCAATCTCAATAATATCATCCACAGGCTGGAGAAGGCTGCAAGCAAAGAGGATCCTTCAGAGTGGGAGTTCTAG
- the cux1 gene encoding protein CASP isoform X2, translating into MAANAGSMFQYWKRFDLQQLQKELDATATQLANRQDESEQSRKKLIDLSREFKKTTPEDLRKQVAPLLKSFQGEIDALSKRSKEAEAAFLNVYKKIIDVPDPVPVLELAQQLQLKLQRMHDIETENTKLRETLEDYNKEFAEVKNQEVTIKALKEKIREYEQSLKNEAENLAQEKQLQLHNDYAEKERKLQESQASMSSRLEEAEHKVQSLQTALETTQAELFDLKTKYDEESTAKADEIEMVMTDLERANQRAEAAQREAEALREQLSLTNQSLQLNSPAEADPNTEQAAEGASHSSLEAELRAKERETAQLVEDVQRLQASLSKLRETTSSQITQLEQQLSSKSAVLKELEEKLEKQADYEEVKKELSILKAMEFGASDSLQDSSKPLEVLLLERNRALQSESAALRIANTELSGSAGRKGTEESAAKEETLGSDPSSSSPPPLPSLPSSSQLPMSRAPMDLLNTATTTSSSETHPFTPTGIGQDIYSPVFPLVGGKMALNSLIQRQLLQTFYSKALQESSGIHSGALLFTPFTPTLSSIPTSTPGSGSAAIPLAASSPQPPPASPDMAPVNGSSTVGSAPSPSPSHSDATTGSLLDGEDMDTAEIARQVKEQLIKHNIGQRVFGHYVLGLSQGSVSEILARPKPWNKLTIRGKEPFHKMRQFLADEQNILALRSIQGRQREGSGQPQLSRVFQDVPKRRTLSDTASHTGNITARVRTPEAGSDEAIKSILEQAKRELQVQKVDLSHAQPSYAGLKGGGGGGAGSGGSSGSDEAIRSILEQARREMEAQQAALEPILKASSSSSSSLSQRDLLSSTLTAPLPPYNPLVLSLKKPASALLSSPSSPSPILDFSSGVKRESRSSSGIDMSADGALRVGRTSEGSARSGNAGGVGYWREQWWSNMHTDSRRSISNQAGEENHNQEDSKEGILGDGVSRHKPWNKLNQRNREPYLRMQPWLNGDQGQNAHIQQAQNQESTPKTSASCSPAPESPLSSAEESVNGLTGDPLISQSSLKPPSDDPSGGESQPGTPLPVPGHSGLSIQEMVAMSPELDTYAITKKVKEVLTDNNLGQRLFGETILGLTQGSVSDLLARPKPWHKLSLKGREPFVRMQLWLQDPHSVEKLMDMKRLEKKAYMKRRLSSLSDGHLVDGGLPGSDYVQGSQSPGQQQLKKPRVVLGPEEKEALKKAYQQKPYPSPKTIEELASQLNLKTSTVINWFHNYRSRIRRELFIEEIQAAGGVGTGSEGGSPSLRGSKSGEGDSCDGTESEGTAETRHGLGIGMEDPRGCKDHDMEAESEAGGSNNSPAQLDCTTSGLAGPGSSCGQSGLGLFGLTDASSGGSASSTILPASGPARNPRDNNLRKKKAANLNNIIHRLEKAASKEDPSEWEF; encoded by the exons GATTTACGGAAACAGGTCGCCCCTTTGCTTAAGAGCTTCCAAGGAGAG ATCGATGCCTTGAGTAAGAGGAGTAAAGAAGCAGAGGCCGCCTTCTTGAACGTATACAAGAAAATAATTGATGTCCCTG ACCCTGTACCTGTGCTGGAGCTGgctcagcagctgcagctgaagcTCCAGAGGATGCACGACATTGAGACAGAGAACACCAAACTTCGAGAGACACTGGAGGACTACAACAAAGAGTTCGCAGAGGTTAAAAACCAAG AGGTCACCATTAAGGCCTTGAAGGAGAAGATCAGAGAGTATGAGCAGTCTCTGAAGAATGAAGCGGAGAACCTGGCCCAAGAGAAGCAGCTCCAGCTACACAATGACTATGCAGAGAAGGAGAG AAAACTCCAGGAAAGCCAGGCCTCCATGTCCTCCAGGCTGGAAGAGGCTGAACACAAGGTCCAATCCCTGCAGACAG CACTTGAAACAACTCAGGCTGAGCTTTTTGATTTAAAGACAAAGTACGACGAAGAATCCACAGCAAA GGCCGATGAGATTGAGATGGTGATGACAGACCTGGAAAGAGCCAATCAG CGAGCGGAGGCGGCTCAGAGGGAGGCAGAGGCACTCCGAGAGCAGCTGTCCTTGACTAACCAATCCCTGCAGCTTAACAGCCCGGCCGAGGCTGACCCCAACACG GAACAGGCTGCCGAGGGGGCATCCCACTCCAGTCTTGAGGCGGAACTCAGGGCCAAAGAAAGAGAGACCGCACAGCTGGTGGAGGATGTCCAGAGACTGCAGGCCAGCCTGAGCAAACTCCGAGAGACCACCAGCTCTCAGATCAcacagctggagcagcagctgagcaGCAAGTCGGCAGTTCTCAAG gagctggaggagaaacTGGAGAAGCAAGCTGACTATGAGGAGGTTAAGAAGGAGCTGAG tatCCTTAAGGCGATGGAGTTTGGAGCATCTGACTCTCTgcag GATTCTTCCAAACCTCTGGAGGTGCTGTTGCTGGAGAGGAACCGCGCTCTTCAGTCCGAGAGTGCCGCTCTGCGCATCGCCAACACGGAGCTGAGCG GGTCAGCCGGACGAAAAGGGACAGAAGAGTCTGCAGCAAAGGAGGAGACTTTGGGCAGCGATCCCTCTTCctcgtctcctcctcctctcccctctctcccttcctcctcTCAGCTGCCTATGTCTCGTGCTCCCATGGACCTCCTCAACACTGCCACCACAACCAGCAGCAGCGAAACACACCCCTTTACTCCCACAGGCATTGGACAGGACATTTACTCCCCTGTGTTTCCTCTGGTGGGTGGTAAGATGGCTTTGAACTCCCTGATTCAGCGACAGCTGCTCCAAACCTTCTACTCAAAAGCCTTGCAGGAGTCATCTGGAATCCACAGTGGGGCGCTACTGTTCACCCCATTCACTCCAACCTTGAGCTCCATCCCTACCTCCACCCCCGGCTCAGGGTCTGCTGCTATCCCACTGGCAGCCAGCAGCCCCCAGCCACCTCCAGCCAGTCCGGACATGGCTCCCGTCAATGGGAGCAGCACAGTGGGCAGTGCCCCCTCGCCATCGCCCAGCCACTCTGACGCCACCACCGGCAGCCTTCTGGATGGGGAGGACATGGACACAGCAGAAATTGCACGGCAGGTGAAAGAGCAGCTGATCAAGCACAACATAGGTCAGCGTGTGTTTGGCCACTACGTGCTGGGACTGTCCCAGGGTTCAGTCAGTGAAATCCTGGCCAGACCAAAGCCGTGGAACAAGCTAACCATCCGAGGGAAGGAGCCCTTTCATAAGATGAGGCAGTTCCTCGCCGATGAGCAGAACATCCTCGCCCTGCGCAGCATCCAGGGACGGCAAAGAG AGGGCTCAGGCCAGCCCCAGCTTAGCCGAGTGTTTCAGGATGTTCCGAAGCGGAGAACCCTCTCCGATACAGCTTCACACACAG GGAACATCACTGCTCGTGTCCGCACCCCAGAAGCAGGTTCAGATGAAGCCATCAAGTCCATCCTGGAGCAGGCTAAAAGAGAGCTGCAAGTGCAGAAAGTTG ATTTGTCTCACGCGCAGCCGTCATATGCAGGATTGAAAGGAGGGGGTGGAGGTGGAGCAGGGAGCGGAGGGAGCAGTGGGTCGGACGAAGCGATCCGCTCCATCTTAGAGCAAGCACGCAGAGAGATGGAGGCTCAACAGGCTGCACTCGAGCCCATCCTCAAagcctcatcttcctcctcatcatcactaTCTCAGAGAGACCTCCTGAGCTCCACACTCACTGCCCCCCTACCCCCCTACAACCCCCTAGTTCTGTCACTCAAGAAGCCAGCCAGTGCACTGTTGTCATCCCCATCGTCCCCATCTCCAATCCTGGACTTCAGCTCTGGTGTGAAGAGGGAAAGCCGATCTTCTTCAGGAATCGACATGTCTGCCGACGGCGCCCTCAGGGTGGGTCGGACCTCCGAGGGTTCGGCCCGCTCCGGGAATGCTGGAGGAGTGGGTTACTGGAGAGAGCAGTGGTGGAGCAACATGCACACAGATTCCAGAAGGAGCATATCGAACCAGGCAGGAGAAGAGAACCACAACCAGGAGGACTCCAAAGAG GGAATATTGGGTGACGGCGTTTCTCGGCACAAACCGTGGAACAAGTTAAACCAGAGGAACAGAGAGCCATATCTTCGCATGCAGCCATGGCTCAATGGCGACCAGGGACAAAACGCACACATCCAGCAAGCTCAGAACCAAG AGAGTACACCGAAGACATCAGCGAGCTGCAGCCCGGCCCCCGAGTCCCCTCTCAGTTCGGCTGAAGAGTCTGTCAACGGCCTCACGGGGGATCCCCTCATCTCACAGTCCTCCCTCAAACCTCCATCGGATGACCCCTCAGGTGGGGAGTCTCAGCCGGGCACCCCACTGCCCGTACCAGGTCACTCGGGTCTCAGCATTCAGGAGATGGTTGCAATGTCTCCTGAACTCGACACTTATGCTATCACCAAGAAGGTTAAGGAGGTGTTAACCGACAATAACCTTG GCCAACGTCTGTTTGGGGAGACTATCCTGGGTCTGACTCAGGGTTCTGTCTCAGACCTGCTGGCCAGGCCCAAACCCTGGCACAAGCTGAGCCTGAAGGGCAGGGAGCCCTTTGTCCGCATGCAGCTCTGGCTCCAGGATCCACACAGTGTGGAGAAGCTCATGGACATGAAACGCCTGGAGAAAAAAG CTTACATGAAGAGGCGGCTGAGCTCCCTGAGCGATGGTCACTTGGTAGACGGGGGTTTGCCCGGCTCCGATTACGTCCAAGGCTCCCAGAGTCCCGGGCAACAGCAGCTGAAGAAGCCCAGGGTTGTGTTGGGCCCTGAAGAGAAGGAGGCCCTGAAAAAGGCTTATCAGCAAAAGCCTTATCCCTCCCCCAAAACCATAGAGGAGCTGGCCTCCCAGCTCAACCTGAAGACCAGTACTGTCATCAACTGGTTCCATAATTACAG GTCACGCATCAGAAGAGAGCTCTTCATAGAGGAAATCCAGGCAGCCGGAGGAGTGGGGACTGGCAGCGAGGGGGGCTCCCCTTCCCTCCGTGGGTCCAAATCAGGGGAAGGGGATAGCTGTGATGGCACAGAGTCTGAGGGCACAGCGGAGACTCGCCACGGACTAGGCATCGGCATGGAGGACCCCAGAGGATGCAAGGACCACGACATGGAGGCAGAGTCTGAGGCAGGGGGCTCTAATAATTCCCCTGCCCAGTTAGACTGCACCACCTCAGGCTTAGCCGGGCCAGGCTCCAGCTGTGGGCAGAGTGGACTGGGGCTCTTTGGGCTTACAGACGCGTCCTCCGGTGGCTCTGCCTCTAGTACAATTCTCCCAGCCTCTGGCCCCGCCAGAAACCCCAGGGACAACAATCTGCGCAAGAAGAAAGCAGCCAATCTCAATAATATCATCCACAGGCTGGAGAAGGCTGCAAGCAAAGAGGATCCTTCAGAGTGGGAGTTCTAG